The region TATAGATGAAACTGATGCGGAAGTTGAAGTTATGCTGGACCTGCATTTCGGGAGGGCAAAACTGGTACTTGCAGTCCCTGAAGAATCAGGGATTAAAACTGCTGAAGACCTGAAAAACATGCGGGTTGCTACTGAATTCCCAAATATTACAGAGAAATATTTTGAAAATATTGACATCCCAATTGAAGTAATCAAAGTAAGTGGTGCCTGCGAGATGACACCCCATGTGGGAATTGCGGATGCAATCGTTGATATATCCAGTTCCGGCACAACCCTTGTGACAAACCATCTCAGGAAAATTGCAGATGTGTTCAGCTCTTCTGTGTACCTGATTTCAAATGCTAAAAGTTCCCAAAGGGAAGAAAAGATCCAGCACATAAAAACAGCCCTTGAAAGCGTACTCCATGCAAAGCAAAAACGCTATCTTATGATGAATGTGCCATCAGGCAAACTGGAAACTATCAAAGACATCCTGCCCGGTCTTGCAGGCCCGACTGTTATGAAAGTAGAATCAAAAAATTCCACCCATGCAGTACATGCCGTTATTGATGCAGAACAGGTCTTTGCAATAGTCAGCGAACTGAAAAAAGCAGGTGCATCAGACATACTGGTTGTACCCATCGAAAGAATGATACCCTGAGGAGAGTAAATAATGGAATTTGAGGTCATCCCCGCTGTAGATATGAAAAATGGTAAATGTGTCCAGCTGATACAGGGACTGCCAGACCAGGAACGTATTTCACTTGATGATCCCGAAGCAGTTGCGATTAAGTGGATCGGACAGGGAGCAAAAACCCTGCATCTGATAGATCTTGACGGCGCCATCGAAGGTAAAAGGAAAAATGCCCCGATTATAGAAAAAATCATTATGCTATGTGAAAGGGAAGGAGTCGAAGTACAGGTAGGTGGTGGAATTCGCTCTTTTGAGGATGCTGCAAACCTGCTTCACATGGGAGCTAACAGGGTGATACTAAGCACTGCAGCTGTCCAAAATCCTGATCTGGTTGAAAGACTTGCCAGGCAATTCAAACCCGAAAACATTAATGTTGCCCTGGACTCAAAAAATGGTAAGGTTTCTACAAAGGGATGGACCGAGCAATCCGAGTATACTGCGGTACAACTGGGGAAAATGTTTGAAGAAAAAGGTGCAGGAAGCATTCTGTTCACCAACATAGACAAAGAAGGATTAATGGAAGGTGTGGACACAGAACCCACAACAGAGCTAGTTAATGAACTTACAATACCGGTGATTGCTTCTGGAGGAGTTACCACCCTGGAAGACATAATGACATTGAAAATGACCGGTGCCTGCGGTGTTGTGGTAGGGAGTGCCCTTTATGCAGGTAATTTTACCCTTACAGAAGCGATAAATACAATCAGAGTGGATACTTCTGGTGGAGAGTAAGTATGCCAAGATCTTCCACTGTATCCCGGACTACCAGAGAAACCAGCATAGAACTTACGATTGACATCGATGGCAAAGGGGATTCACAGATAAATACAGGAATCGGTTTTTTTGACCACATGCTGGTATGTTTTGCACGACATTCAGGTTTTGACCTTACAATAGATGCTAAAGGTGATCTGGAAGTAGACGGCCATCACTTGATAGAGGATATTGGAATAGTAATGGGACAGGCTTTTGACCGGATAATGGCAGAAAAATCAGGAATTGCCCGATTCGGAGAAGCAAAGATACCAATGGATGAGGCCCTTGCCAGTGTAGTAATGGACATAGGAGGACGCAGTTACCTCGTAATGGACGCAACCTTTGAATCCGAAAACGTAGGGGAATTCAACACCCAGCTAACAAGGCATTTTTTTGAATCATTCGTCTCCAATGCAAAAGTCACCCTACATGCAACTGTATATGGTTACAATGATCACCACAAAATCGAAGCCCTTTTCAAGGCATTTGCCCAAGCAATGAAAAAAGCGACGGTTATCGAGGGCAAAGGGGTCAAAAGTACAAAGGGATGCCTCTGATTAGCATCCTTTTTCGAATTTATTTTTCAAACGTCTGTAAAACTCCTTTTCAACTTCCCCCCCGCTTCTGAAAAGACGCTCCACGATTAATTCTGGAGTACTCTTTGCAATATGGTTATAAATCGGATTGCGATCAACAATCAGGTTCAATTCATTATCAAGTCCTTTTGCTTCAATTCCATCCACCCTGATGGAAGCGTCG is a window of Methanohalophilus mahii DSM 5219 DNA encoding:
- the hisA gene encoding 1-(5-phosphoribosyl)-5-[(5-phosphoribosylamino)methylideneamino]imidazole-4-carboxamide isomerase, producing MEFEVIPAVDMKNGKCVQLIQGLPDQERISLDDPEAVAIKWIGQGAKTLHLIDLDGAIEGKRKNAPIIEKIIMLCEREGVEVQVGGGIRSFEDAANLLHMGANRVILSTAAVQNPDLVERLARQFKPENINVALDSKNGKVSTKGWTEQSEYTAVQLGKMFEEKGAGSILFTNIDKEGLMEGVDTEPTTELVNELTIPVIASGGVTTLEDIMTLKMTGACGVVVGSALYAGNFTLTEAINTIRVDTSGGE
- the hisG gene encoding ATP phosphoribosyltransferase, yielding MIRIAIPNKGRLHDPTVKLFKEAGLPVLEGSSRKLFAKTTDPEMTFLFARAADIPEYVQDGAADVGITGLDLIDETDAEVEVMLDLHFGRAKLVLAVPEESGIKTAEDLKNMRVATEFPNITEKYFENIDIPIEVIKVSGACEMTPHVGIADAIVDISSSGTTLVTNHLRKIADVFSSSVYLISNAKSSQREEKIQHIKTALESVLHAKQKRYLMMNVPSGKLETIKDILPGLAGPTVMKVESKNSTHAVHAVIDAEQVFAIVSELKKAGASDILVVPIERMIP
- the hisB gene encoding imidazoleglycerol-phosphate dehydratase HisB — its product is MPRSSTVSRTTRETSIELTIDIDGKGDSQINTGIGFFDHMLVCFARHSGFDLTIDAKGDLEVDGHHLIEDIGIVMGQAFDRIMAEKSGIARFGEAKIPMDEALASVVMDIGGRSYLVMDATFESENVGEFNTQLTRHFFESFVSNAKVTLHATVYGYNDHHKIEALFKAFAQAMKKATVIEGKGVKSTKGCL